In Magnolia sinica isolate HGM2019 chromosome 16, MsV1, whole genome shotgun sequence, the genomic window CACCTGGAGAAGCAAAGTGAAGTTCTTATGGAAGCATACCGGTCAATGTCACATGAATTGCATAGACTTCAGGTTCCTTGTCAAATATATAGTGTCATTTCTTTTGTACTGCACATGGTAGTTTCTATTTATCTTTCTGCAATGAATATATTGTCTAGCCTTTATTCATTGAGTAGAATttgctgatttttatgtttttttaattttatgtgAAGGTGGAAGAAGAAATGCTTATGCGCAAATTTTATGAACTTATGTCAGCTCAAGGCCTAGTTAAAAAGGTCAGCCATACTGAACTACTAAAACTCTGAAGTTACACTGCCATTGAGTAAGCAAACGTTTACAACCTTCTTTCATTATTTTTACTATACTTTGGTTTTCTATAGAAAGCTGTCATTTATTTTCTTGCGTTGTGGAAATTATTCAAGTCATtaaatttg contains:
- the LOC131229788 gene encoding uncharacterized protein LOC131229788 isoform X5, whose amino-acid sequence is MFWRAEHGPRSSELKTQIRIPSKMDAKHSAEMLKHLEKQSEVLMEAYRSMSHELHRLQVEEEMLMRKFYELMSAQGLVKKLSFIRFHVANRQ
- the LOC131229788 gene encoding uncharacterized protein LOC131229788 isoform X2 — encoded protein: MFWRAEHGPRSSELKTQIRIPSKMDAKHSAEMLKHLEKQSEVLMEAYRSMSHELHRLQVPCQIYSVISFVLHMVEEEMLMRKFYELMSAQGLVKKLSFIRFHVANRQ
- the LOC131229788 gene encoding uncharacterized protein LOC131229788 isoform X1; the protein is MFWRAEHGPRSSELKTQIRIPSKMDAKHSAEMLKHLEKQSEVLMEAYRSMSHELHRLQVPCQIYSVISFVLHMVEEEMLMRKFYELMSAQGLVKKNENGERGSNEDGNGDD